Proteins co-encoded in one Thermodesulfovibrionales bacterium genomic window:
- the frr gene encoding ribosome recycling factor has protein sequence MQKELRKKGVDRMEGAIEALKKELASVRTGRASLALLDGIVVDYYGTPTPLQQVASLSIPDPRQIAIQPWEQRIISEIEKAIMKSDLGLTPSNDGKTIRIGIPTLTEERRKQLVKIVRKRAEEAKVAVRNIRRDVNDELKKIEKEQHLSEDDVKKFHDEIQKLTDSYVVKVDEMLKHKEIEIMEV, from the coding sequence ATGCAGAAGGAACTCAGAAAAAAAGGCGTTGATAGGATGGAGGGCGCAATAGAGGCCCTCAAGAAGGAACTCGCTTCCGTTCGGACCGGGAGGGCTTCCCTCGCCCTGCTCGACGGCATCGTCGTCGATTACTATGGGACGCCAACACCGCTCCAGCAGGTCGCAAGCCTCAGCATCCCCGATCCCCGGCAGATCGCGATTCAGCCTTGGGAGCAGCGAATAATCTCTGAGATAGAGAAGGCCATTATGAAGTCGGACCTCGGACTCACACCGTCAAATGACGGGAAGACGATACGGATCGGCATTCCGACGCTCACCGAAGAACGACGGAAGCAGCTCGTGAAGATCGTGAGGAAGAGAGCCGAGGAGGCGAAGGTGGCCGTACGGAACATCAGGAGAGACGTTAACGATGAATTGAAGAAGATCGAAAAGGAGCAGCATCTGAGCGAGGATGATGTCAAGAAGTTCCACGACGAGATCCAGAAACTGACTGACTCGTACGTCGTAAAGGTTGACGAGATGCTGAAACACAAAGAGATCGAGATCATGGAGGTCTAA